One Desulfobacterales bacterium genomic window, AGTGCAGTAACCGTTCTATTCTATCATAAATTTAGTTTAAGCCCTCAATCGAGCCCGATTTTGATCCTTGTCATGCTGTATGCGCTTTCGTTCTTAATGGTAAGCACGATTAAATACAACAGTTTTAAAAAACCCGAGTTTTTCCGTACAATGAAATTTAATGTTTTGGTTGCATGTATGCTGATATTCATTTTTATCGCTGCCCAGCCATCGATTGCTCTATTTCTTTTTGGGGTTTCCTATGTTGGTTCCGGCCCGTTTAACACATTCAGGCATTATAAAAAGTTGAAACAAGGAAAGACGGCAAGTCTGAGGGCGGAAGAACAACCAACGAATCCCATCAAATCATGATAGAAAGCATTAGAGACCCTGCAGTTACTACTTCAACAGGTACGCGTTGTATGAATTGGCATGAATGGGCCAAAAGGATTTTTATTAACTCAGATAATCAGGGCACTTTTAATAAAAGGATGAGGGGCTGGTCATTAGTGATGGCCCGCTCATCACTTGCGTCGTTGTTTCTTATAAAGGGAGGGAGCCGTTATGGCAAAAAAAAGGCTTAATATTGCTGTGGTAGGGGCTACCGGTGCGGTCGGCAATCAAATGATAACCTGTCTGGAAGATCGAAACTTTCCGGTCAAGTCCATCAAGTTTCTTGCTTCTCAGCGTTCGGTCGGTCGCAAGCTTCGTTTCAAAGGCGATCTGGTTGATGTCCAGGAGTTAACGAAGGATGCTTTCAAGGGGGTTGATATCGCCCTTTTTTCGGCAGGAGGAGGAACCAGTTTGCATTTTGCGCCTTTTGCCGCAAAAGCCGGTTGCGTCGTGATTGACAATTCAAGTGCCTGGCGAATGGATCCGGATGTTCCGCTGGTGGTACCGGAGGTCAACCCATCGGCTGTGGCGCAATACACAACAAAAGGAATTATTGCAAATCCGAATTGTTCGACCATCCAAATGGTGGTTGCCCTTTACCCCATCCATGAAAAATACAAAATTAAAAGAATCGTTGTCTCAACATATCAAGCCGTATCGGGTACCGGCAAGAAAGCGATCGACGAACTTCTCGATCAAACGCGCGCAATGATTAATTTTCTGGAGTATAAAAAGGAAGTTTATCCGCATCGGATTGCGTTTAATTGTCTGCCGCATATCGACGTGTTTCTTGAAAATGGCTACACCAAAGAAGAAATGAAAATGGTACATGAGACCCGGAAAATCATGGGTGATGAATCCATTAATGTTACGGCCACAACCGTAAGGGTTCCCGTCTTTTTCGGCCATTCAGAATCCGTTAATGTGGAGACTGAAAAACCGCTGACGATTGAAGCTGTAAAAAAACTCCTTGAAAAAGCGCCGGGGGTAAAGGTCATGGACGACCCTGCCAAGAAGCTGTATCCGATGCCGATTGATGCGGCCGGGCAGGACCTGACAATGGTGGGTCGAATTCGAAGAGATGAATCGATTCCCAACGGTATTAATATGTGGGTTGTGGCCGATAACATCAGAAAAGGGGCTGCAACCAACGCAGTTCAAATTGCCGAGATACTGGCCAGT contains:
- a CDS encoding aspartate-semialdehyde dehydrogenase, giving the protein MAKKRLNIAVVGATGAVGNQMITCLEDRNFPVKSIKFLASQRSVGRKLRFKGDLVDVQELTKDAFKGVDIALFSAGGGTSLHFAPFAAKAGCVVIDNSSAWRMDPDVPLVVPEVNPSAVAQYTTKGIIANPNCSTIQMVVALYPIHEKYKIKRIVVSTYQAVSGTGKKAIDELLDQTRAMINFLEYKKEVYPHRIAFNCLPHIDVFLENGYTKEEMKMVHETRKIMGDESINVTATTVRVPVFFGHSESVNVETEKPLTIEAVKKLLEKAPGVKVMDDPAKKLYPMPIDAAGQDLTMVGRIRRDESIPNGINMWVVADNIRKGAATNAVQIAEILASDYL